The Motacilla alba alba isolate MOTALB_02 chromosome 22, Motacilla_alba_V1.0_pri, whole genome shotgun sequence genome has a window encoding:
- the LOC119710845 gene encoding D(1) dopamine receptor-like: MDGFHPSAGGAGQDALSATSWAEPSHSPLSLRVVTAACLSLLILCTLLGNALVCLAVLRFPHLRSKVTNLFVVSLAVSDLLVAVLVMPWRAASDVLGFWPFGAFCDLWVAFDITCCTASILHLCLISVERYWAIADPFRYQRRVTQRLAFVTIAVAWLLSLLISFIPVQLQWHQDRELPGREQLGSNGSAEEGSCDSSLSRTYAISSSLISFYIPVAIMLGTYGRLFRIARRQLRGISSLETPAGRARGCPGSSDCPWETSLKNSLKKETKVLQTLAIIVGVFVCCWLPFFVLNCLAPFCERGPRAAGALPCASGAVLSTFTWLGWANSALNPIIYAFNAEFRGAFAALLGWGRPCRGGAVQTVAFSNELASFHPDTSERRALRTLSPPRPLPHAVLQVENPEVASERVSPGSSPAQMPLPECGTPVWPGRIAPAAPSLEPGWEKGGGKASSRERSWDLPATPVL, from the coding sequence ATGGACGGGTTTCACCCCTcggcaggaggagctgggcaggacgCGCTCAGTGCCACCAGCTGGGCAGAACCAAGCCACTCCCCGCTGTCCCTGCGGGTGGTGACAGCcgcctgcctgtccctgctcatcCTCTGCACGCTGCTGGGGAACGCCCTGGTGTGCCTGGCCGTGCTCAGGTTCCCGCACCTGCGCTCCAAGGTCACCAACCTGTTCGTGGTCTCCTTGGCCGTGTCCGACCTGCTGGTGGCCGTCCTGGTGATGccctggagagctgccagcGACGTGCTGGGCTTCTGGCCCTTCGGGGCTTTCTGTGACCTCTGGGTGGCTTTTGACATCACGTGCTGCACGGCCTCCATCCTCCACCTGTGCCTCATCAGCGTCGAGCGCTACTGGGCCATCGCCGACCCCTTCCGCTACCAGAGGAGGGTGACACAGCGCCTGGCCTTCGTCACCATCGCGGTGGCttggctgctgtccctcctcATCTCCTTCATCCCcgtgcagctgcagtggcacCAGGACCGGGAGCTGCCCGGCCGAGAGCAGCTGGGGTCTAACGGCTCTGCGGAGGAGGGGAGCTGCGATTCCAGCCTCAGCAGGACCTACGCCATCTCCTCGTCCCTCATCAGCTTCTACATCCCCGTTGCCATCATGCTGGGCACCTACGGGCGCCTCTTCCGCATCGCCCGGCGCCAGCTCCGCGGGATCTCCTCCCTGGAGACGCCGGCGGGACgcgcccggggctgcccgggcagCAGCGACTGCCCCTGGGAAACCTCCCTGAAAAACTCCCTCAAGAAGGAGACCAAGGTGCTGCAGACCCTCGCCATCATCGTGGGCGTCTTcgtgtgctgctggctgcccttcTTCGTGCTCAACTGCCTGGCGCCCTTCTGCGAGCGCGGGCCCCGCGCGGCCGGAGCGCTGCCGTGCGCCAGCGGGGCCGTGCTCAGCACCTtcacctggctgggctgggccaaCTCGGCCCTCAACCCCATCATCTACGCCTTCAACGCCGAGTTCCGCGGGGCTTTCGCcgccctgctgggctggggccgCCCGTGCCGCGGCGGCGCCGTGCAGACGGTGGCCTTCAGCAACGAGCTGGCGTCCTTCCACCCCGACACGTCCGAGCGCAGGGCTCTGCGGACCCTCAGCCCGCCCCGGCCGCTGCCCCACGCTGTGCTGCAGGTGGAAAACCCCGAGGTGGCCTCGGAGAGGGTTTCTCCGGGCTCGTCCCCCGCTCAGATGCCCCTTCCTGAGTGTGGAACCCCGGTGTGGCCGGGGAGGATTGCCCCAGCAGCGCCTTCCCTTGAGCCTGGGTGGGAAAAGGGCGGCGGGAAGGCctccagcagagagaggagctgggaccTTCCTGCCACGCCCGTcctctga